The region TTCAGCACGGCCGCACCGATACGGGTGGGCCGCGGCTTGTACCGGCCAGAGAAGCCGAGATCACCGAGACTTACCGGGCGAGCTTCGGTACCGCCGGTAACACCCTTGCTTCGGCACTGCTGCGGATTTGCCGAGGAGAGCCCGATGCCTAGAACACAGCAGGCTGCCTTGTCCGCCGTACCCGCCGCGCAGCAGCCGGTCTGGCCGGACCCGGCCGCCTTGCGGACGGCGCTGGCCGAACTGGCCGTGCAACCGCACCTGGTTTCCCCACGCGAGTGCGATCTGCTACGAGACCAGCTCGCCTTTGTGGCCGGTGGTGGAGCTTTCCTGCTCCAAGGAGGCGACTGCGCGGAAACCTTCGCCGGGGCCGCTTCGGAAGCCGTCGGCCGCAAGGTCCGGCTGCTCGGCCAGATGGCTGAGATCCTGGCCGAGCGGATGGGCCTTCCGGTGGTGACAGTGGGCCGCATCGCGGGGCAGTATGCCAAGCCCCGGTCGTGGCCCACCGAGTCCCACCTTGGGCAGACCCTCCCGAGCTACCGGGGCGACGCCGTGAACGGCCTGGCTTTCACACCAGCGGCGCGGACTCCGGACCCGCGCAGGCTTCTCCAGGCGTACCGCACGGCGGCCGGCACCTTGGCCGTGCTGCGCAAGCAGGACGAACCCGCCTCGCCCGGGGACTCGTTGCTGCCGCATCCGCGAACAAGCGACGGCGGCCCGGGCGGCAACGACTTCTTCACCAGCCATGAAGCCCTGTTGCTCCCGTACGAGGAGGCTCTTTGCCGTACGGATCCGTTGACCGGGCAGCGCTACGGCACGTCGGGCCACCTACTGTGGATCGGGGAAAGGACCCGGAACCTCGACGGCGCGCACGTGCGGTTCGCCGCCGGGATCAGCAATCCGGTCGGCGTCAAGCTGGGGCCGGCGGTGAATCCGGACGATGTGCTCGCGCTGGTCGACAAGCTTGATCCGCAACGGCAACCAGGGCGACTGTCGTTGATCATCCGAATGGGGGCGAGGAAGATCCGTGACCTGCTGCCGCCGCTGGTGGAGAAGGTGGCCGCCGAGCACGCGCCGGTGACGTGGGTGTGCGATCCCATGCACGGCAACACTTTCACCGCTGCCAGCGGTCACAAGACCCGCCTCTTCGACGACGTGTTCGACGAGGTCGCCGGCTTCTTCGAGGTGCACCGGACGCTGGGCACGCATCCGGGCGGACTGCACCTTGAACTCACCGGTGAGGCCGTCACCGAATGCGTTGGGGGCACTCCTGCGGTGCTCATGGAGGACCTGGATCGACGGTACGAGACGGCTTGTGACCCGCGTTTGAATGCCGATCAAGCGCGCGAGCTGGCCGTCGCAGTCGGGGGTCTGGCGGCTCGGCCATGACATCGGTGGTCCGCTGTTCCCGAGAGCGTGACCGCCGCACTCCGCGACCCGCACCGCTTTCGAACACCTGGACGACTACCGCTGAATGTACAGGTTTTCCCAGGACGGTGAGCGGTTACCCGGGTGGGCATGGCTACAAGAGAGTCCGGTGGGCCACCGGATCCGGAGCCGGAGCGGACGCCCGGTTTGGAACCGGGCGGGTCGGTGCCGCCCGGTGAGACTCCGCCGGAGTCGGGTTCGGCGACGGAGGGCGTCTCCCACCGGCAGGAGGCCGAGGCTCGGCCGGTGAAGTGGGTGTGGTTGCTGGTGACGGCGATCATCGTCATCCTGGTCGCCGGGTTCTTCGGGTTCCTGGCGCTCGGGTTGGTGTTCTGAGCGGTCGGCGTCCACTGCGGACATGAGAGGTTCCCGGGACTGTGCGGCGTCCCGGGAACCTCTCATAAGCGGTGGTTGTGATTTCCCGTGGGCGGTCGCCCATCAGGTTGCAGGTGGGCGGTTCGGCATCTGGCCGCCGGTCTGCGGCGCGCCGGTCGCCGAACCCGGTGAGGTGGTGCCGGAAGGTGCGGTGCCGGAAGGTGTGGTGGCACCGCCGGGCGAGGTGGTGCTCCAGCCCGTGTCCTCCGCGGCGCCGCGGCCGACCGTGGCCTCCTGCCGCGCCTGGGCCTGCTCCCGCTGGGCCCGGTCGTAACCCGAGCGCAGCATGTCGGCCGCGATGTCGCGGCCGCCGAGGCCGAAGGCCAGCGCCAGGCCGAGCGCGATGGCGCCCATCAGAGCGGTGTAGGTGATCTGGACGATGGCCGGCGCGATGCCGAGCTGCGTGAGGATCATGAACACCGCGATGCCCATCACCAGGGTCGGACCCACCGTCGCGACGATCTTGCCGGTCGGGGTGTCGCCCATCGTCCGCCGCGCGAGCCCGCCTATCGCACCCGCGACGAGCGCGGCCGCGATGAAGATCAGGATGGCGGCGATGATGTTGGGCACGTAGGCGAGGACCTGGTTCATGAAGTTCGTGACCGCCGCGATCCCGAGCGCGCCGAGGGCCGAAACCAGGCCGATGAGGAAGATCAGCCAGAAGCCGACCTTGCCGAGCACGCGCGACGGAGAGGCTCCCGGCGTGGCGCGGTCCATCTGACCGCCCAGCGGCGTGTCCTTGAGCCTGCGGTCGACGCCCATCTTGTGCAGGCCCTTCTCGACGACCTTCTGCACCACTTTGGCCACGATGTAGCCGATCAGCAGGATCACCAAGGCGCCGATGATCGTGGGGATGTAGGCGATCACGGCT is a window of Saccharopolyspora erythraea NRRL 2338 DNA encoding:
- a CDS encoding chorismate mutase, coding for MSLISMPERFTDGEVDVCTLRRRIDVIDRDIIELLHARRKLSRQVQHGRTDTGGPRLVPAREAEITETYRASFGTAGNTLASALLRICRGEPDA
- a CDS encoding 3-deoxy-7-phosphoheptulonate synthase class II, encoding MPRTQQAALSAVPAAQQPVWPDPAALRTALAELAVQPHLVSPRECDLLRDQLAFVAGGGAFLLQGGDCAETFAGAASEAVGRKVRLLGQMAEILAERMGLPVVTVGRIAGQYAKPRSWPTESHLGQTLPSYRGDAVNGLAFTPAARTPDPRRLLQAYRTAAGTLAVLRKQDEPASPGDSLLPHPRTSDGGPGGNDFFTSHEALLLPYEEALCRTDPLTGQRYGTSGHLLWIGERTRNLDGAHVRFAAGISNPVGVKLGPAVNPDDVLALVDKLDPQRQPGRLSLIIRMGARKIRDLLPPLVEKVAAEHAPVTWVCDPMHGNTFTAASGHKTRLFDDVFDEVAGFFEVHRTLGTHPGGLHLELTGEAVTECVGGTPAVLMEDLDRRYETACDPRLNADQARELAVAVGGLAARP
- a CDS encoding DUF6480 family protein, translating into MATRESGGPPDPEPERTPGLEPGGSVPPGETPPESGSATEGVSHRQEAEARPVKWVWLLVTAIIVILVAGFFGFLALGLVF
- a CDS encoding mechanosensitive ion channel family protein; translated protein: MFLAQGDIGRSLLGGLEAVIAYIPTIIGALVILLIGYIVAKVVQKVVEKGLHKMGVDRRLKDTPLGGQMDRATPGASPSRVLGKVGFWLIFLIGLVSALGALGIAAVTNFMNQVLAYVPNIIAAILIFIAAALVAGAIGGLARRTMGDTPTGKIVATVGPTLVMGIAVFMILTQLGIAPAIVQITYTALMGAIALGLALAFGLGGRDIAADMLRSGYDRAQREQAQARQEATVGRGAAEDTGWSTTSPGGATTPSGTAPSGTTSPGSATGAPQTGGQMPNRPPAT